The window TTTATGACACTTAGTATTCCACCAGATATTCCGATTTGAACACTAATTATTTTTAAACTTTAAAAAGATAATTCCACTATAAAATCCGAAGACCCTTTATTTACTTTTAATATAATTATAAATCAAACATGTTAATTTATTACTTCATTATATTTATTTGATCATTAATTAAAATTCTAAACTTAAACCAATTCCAATTCTCATACCACCTAAATCTAATTCTTTTTTCGTACCTTCATATTTTTTATAATTATCATCTGAAATTGTTTTTATTTCAGTCAAAGGAAGTTTAGCTATTCTGTAATTACCATTAAGATTTATATTAAATCCATTTTTTATTTCATAATTAAATCCAGCACCCAGTACATATCCCATACCGGTATATTTTTCACCTGGTGTAAAAGATATAGAGCCAATAGATCCTTTTGAAGTAGTTTCATTCATATAGTAAATTAAACCTGCTTTTGCATCAAAAGAAAATGGAGTTGCTGGTATATTTACCTTTAATTTTAAAGCACCATATGGTCCAAATGTATTTTGAGAAATTGAGAAACTGTCATCTGAGTTTTTATAAGAACTGTTGAACCAATCAATTCCTCCTTCTATACCTAAGTTATGATTTAAATACAAGGCCATTCCAGCATATGCACCATACCCTTTTGAAATTTGTTCTTTAATGTCTTCATCAACAGATGATTTTTCGTTGTCGATATAATAGTCGAAGTTATGAGTGTTATAAGTTCCACCTCCAACTATATCGAATGCAAAAGATAAACTGAAAATACTTAAAGATAATAATAAAATTAATACTCTTTTCATAATAAAGTCCCTCCTTTTGATTATAATTAAATCTTACAATAATAAAATTAATAAAAGTTTAAAGAATATATATATAGACCTTTTGTAAAATATTATGTTTATAAAATATTAAGGTTTATATAAATATAATAAAAATGTTTCTGTTTTTTAACAAATTAAAAAGAATTATCAAGATTATATATTATAATTAGTTCGTATATGATATCTTTTTGGGAGGACTTCTATGAATCATAAATTTTTAGATTTAATTTTTGGAGGGGAAGAAAACTCCTTAGAACAAAAGATCTTTTATGTGTCTTGTCTCACTGGAACTTTGGCTTGTTTACAAGGTTCTTTTATGAATTTTCTAAGATTTAATACTGAATTTGGATTTATACTATTCTTTATAGGTATATGTTATTTGATATTTTATTTGTTTACAAAATTTGTTGATTATACGAAAAATATACATTTTTTAGTATATATAATTACTATTATTAATTTTTATCCCATAATTTGGATATTAGATGGTGGTATATTGGGAACCGTACCATATCATTTTCCAGTATTTATAGTATATTTGTTTTTAAGTTTAGATGGAAATAGAAAAAAAGTAGCTTTTTTGTCTTTTTTTATTATGATAACTTTTTTAATATTTTTACAATACTTTAATCCTAATATGTTTCATAGAGAACAAAATATACATGAAAAAATTTTATCTGTATACAGTCAGATATTGACAATATTTTTATCTTTATATTTTTTGATGTATATATATTTTCAAGAATTGAAAAGTAAAAAAGAAAGTTTAGAAAAATTGGCTAAAAATGATCCTTTAACCAGAATTTTTAATAGGAATCATTTTTTTGAAAAGGTTGAATTTTGTTTAAAGAATACTTTTGATAAGAATATGTATTTAATGATGTTTGATATAGATGATTTTAAAAATTTAAATGATAAATATGGCCATTTAGAAGGAGATAAAGTAATTTTAAAAGTTGTAGAAATAATAAAAAATAATATAAGTGAAGATGATTTTATAGGAAGATATGGTGGAGATGAATTTGTTGTTTTTTTTAACAATAAAAACGATGATTATATAAGAGAATTTTGTTTTAAAATAAAGAATTCGATTCAAAGTATAAATTTTTTTGAAAGTATTTCTATGAGTGGTGGAATATCTAAATATGATAAAAACTTTGATATGGATACATTTATAAAAATAGCCGATGATAAAATGTATGAAGTGAAAAGATCAGGTAAAGGTAAAGTCTGTTTTTAATATTAAATTCTTATTCTTTTTTTATTTTATATATTAATTTTAAGATGACATTGTATAAT is drawn from Oceanotoga teriensis and contains these coding sequences:
- a CDS encoding outer membrane beta-barrel protein; the protein is MKRVLILLLSLSIFSLSFAFDIVGGGTYNTHNFDYYIDNEKSSVDEDIKEQISKGYGAYAGMALYLNHNLGIEGGIDWFNSSYKNSDDSFSISQNTFGPYGALKLKVNIPATPFSFDAKAGLIYYMNETTSKGSIGSISFTPGEKYTGMGYVLGAGFNYEIKNGFNINLNGNYRIAKLPLTEIKTISDDNYKKYEGTKKELDLGGMRIGIGLSLEF
- a CDS encoding GGDEF domain-containing protein, translated to MNHKFLDLIFGGEENSLEQKIFYVSCLTGTLACLQGSFMNFLRFNTEFGFILFFIGICYLIFYLFTKFVDYTKNIHFLVYIITIINFYPIIWILDGGILGTVPYHFPVFIVYLFLSLDGNRKKVAFLSFFIMITFLIFLQYFNPNMFHREQNIHEKILSVYSQILTIFLSLYFLMYIYFQELKSKKESLEKLAKNDPLTRIFNRNHFFEKVEFCLKNTFDKNMYLMMFDIDDFKNLNDKYGHLEGDKVILKVVEIIKNNISEDDFIGRYGGDEFVVFFNNKNDDYIREFCFKIKNSIQSINFFESISMSGGISKYDKNFDMDTFIKIADDKMYEVKRSGKGKVCF